A part of Solenopsis invicta isolate M01_SB chromosome 2, UNIL_Sinv_3.0, whole genome shotgun sequence genomic DNA contains:
- the LOC105205440 gene encoding caspase-8 isoform X3 has product MMSSLSVDTITCSIAKTVINTNILRQIEDDLDIDEKLSMLFLIIDNYSNGFNDIFKLIQIKTENAYIIADYVKNHPENWEEKILEALCILNNQEVIRKLNISFSDLDLQYVPKHRSYSRNINVVAKCLYRLCESLNQNEQELLLDHVKSDENYNHEQKLDNEDYLELHMLYWIHIGYITISKDGTYNMKNLLKHLETFEDGHLRIICMDLQKFENSLHVSDNRKTIGTNDKNYLTSPEELSFIERYCHGKKIINSGLCIIINQINFKKEYETRHGTRADSNNLSETLKIFGFKVETLQDLKKSEILEKIRNISKDHGNEYDCLFLCILSHGYKGGIISSDEKEVSLEAIERAICCMELRNVIKIVIIQACQGKTRGNTGNTFLTTDGLPNSFAPVEDIRQFANFFMFMSTIQGFLSIRHKEEDKKYRSIYTECL; this is encoded by the exons ATGATGTCATCACTATCAGTAGATACAATTACATGTAGCATAGCAAAAACGGTtataaacacaaatattttaagacAGATAGAAGATGATCTTGATATTGATGAAAAACTTTCCATGTTATTCTTAATAATAGACAATTACTCAAATGGATTTAacgatatttttaaacttattcaaataaaaacagaaaatgcTTACATAATAGCGGATTATGTAAAAAATCATCCAGAAAATTGGGAAGAGAAAATCTTGGAAGCATTATGTATTTTGAACAACCAAGAAGTGATAAGGAAACTGAACATATCATTCAGTGATTTAGACTTACAATACGTTCCAAAACACAGATCATATTCGAGAAACATAAATGTAGttgcaaaatgtttatataGACTATGTGAATCTTTAAATCAGAATGAACAAGAACTATTGTTGGACCATGTAAAATCTgatgaaaattataatcatgAACAAAAATTGGATAATGAAGATTATCTTGAATTACATATGCTTTATTGGATACATATCGGatatataacaatttcaaagg atGGGAcgtataatatgaaaaatttattaaaacatttggAAACATTTGAAGATGGccatttaagaataatttgtaTGGACTTACAGAAATTTGAGAATAGTCTACATGTTTCAGACAATCGCAAAACTATTGgaacaaatgataaaaattacttaacTTCTCCAgaagaattatcttttattgaaAGATATTGTCAcggaaaaaagattattaatagtGGATTGTGTATCATTATAAATCagataaactttaaaaaagag tatgAAACACGACACGGAACAAGAGCAGATAGTAATAATTTAtctgaaacattaaaaatttttgggtTCAAAGTCGAGACGCTTCAAGATTTAAAGAAAAgcgaaatattagaaaaaataagaaacatttcGAAAGACCATGGTAATGAGTATGACTGTTTATTTCTCTGTATTTTGAGTCATGGATATAAAG gaGGTATAATATCATCCGATGAGAAAGAAGTTTCTTTGGAAGCAATCGAAAGGGCTATTTGTTGTATGGAATtgagaaatgttataaaaattgttattattcaaGCCTGTCAAGGAAAAACACGTg gaaATACAGGTAATACTTTTTTGACAACAGATGGTTTACCTAATTCTTTTGCACCTGTAGAAGATATACGccagtttgcaaatttttttatgtttatgtcGACGATACAAGGTTTTTTGTCGATACGTCATAAAGAAGAAg ataaaaaatatagatctATTTATACAGAATGTCTCTAA